The following coding sequences lie in one Haladaptatus sp. DJG-WS-42 genomic window:
- a CDS encoding alkaline phosphatase PhoX: MPSNFSRRNLMLASALAAMGSYAQSAKAARGDHDDDGPTLNRFATTVKGAEITGLFLTAGGQLFFNVQHPSEENDVHEGYQQGAVGHLRGFNMHTLSEDFESVQLPKNESQREQVRTARGTYEFLAHGGEQLPNGDLLGIPTTPEGEPLTEGMNPDFNGFVPVAERSGRRQTPEREGYLFTNWEARPGAMSRLHLEQRGNRYEVVDRMNVDFSGVEGTWVNCFGSVSPWNTPLTSEELYFDNSADWNNPDYGYIDGVETLAAHLGSYPNPYRYGYIVEITAPASDDPTPQKLTPMGRFSHENSVVMPDEQTVYLSDDGTGTVFFKFVADVPGDLTAGTLYAAKATQDRGTDYNTVGFDLDWLELAHGSTDEIESWIAEYDGITQDDYVAGENSYITDAEIEAWARGEADDDRVAFLESRKAAEAIGATAEFRKMEGVNIKRDARPGDYLYMAMSAVTKTMADDEGDVQLADNEYGAVYRMQLGRDYNVSRMEPVVTGGPNANVCGGCPYDASPDSANTACRDCAHNPKNEENDGFATFGGERDPDNTIANPDNLVVMDDGRVIIGEDSGLHDNNMIWVYNPSE, from the coding sequence ATGCCTTCCAACTTCTCCAGACGGAACCTCATGCTCGCAAGCGCGCTTGCGGCCATGGGCAGTTACGCACAGAGTGCAAAGGCGGCTCGCGGTGACCACGACGACGATGGGCCAACGCTCAACCGGTTTGCGACGACCGTAAAAGGCGCAGAGATCACTGGCCTGTTCCTCACCGCAGGCGGACAGCTGTTCTTCAACGTCCAGCACCCATCCGAGGAAAACGACGTTCACGAGGGGTACCAACAGGGGGCTGTTGGCCACCTGCGCGGGTTCAACATGCACACCCTCTCCGAGGACTTCGAGAGCGTCCAACTCCCGAAAAACGAGTCCCAGCGCGAGCAAGTCAGAACTGCTCGCGGCACCTACGAGTTCCTCGCCCACGGCGGTGAGCAACTCCCGAACGGCGACTTGCTCGGGATTCCAACGACGCCAGAGGGCGAACCACTTACTGAAGGGATGAACCCCGACTTCAACGGCTTCGTCCCCGTGGCGGAACGCTCGGGACGGAGACAGACACCGGAACGCGAGGGCTATCTGTTCACCAACTGGGAAGCCCGCCCCGGCGCGATGAGTCGGCTTCACCTCGAACAGCGTGGCAACCGCTACGAAGTGGTTGACCGGATGAACGTCGATTTCTCCGGCGTCGAGGGGACGTGGGTCAACTGCTTTGGCTCGGTTTCGCCGTGGAACACGCCGCTCACCTCAGAAGAACTCTACTTCGACAACAGTGCAGATTGGAACAACCCCGACTATGGCTACATCGACGGCGTCGAAACCCTCGCCGCCCACCTCGGCTCCTACCCGAATCCGTACCGCTACGGTTACATTGTCGAGATTACGGCGCCAGCAAGCGACGACCCGACGCCACAGAAGCTGACGCCGATGGGCCGGTTCTCCCACGAGAACTCCGTCGTCATGCCCGACGAGCAGACGGTGTACCTGAGCGACGACGGCACGGGCACGGTGTTCTTCAAATTTGTCGCAGACGTTCCGGGTGACCTCACCGCAGGAACCCTCTACGCCGCGAAGGCGACCCAAGACCGCGGAACCGACTACAACACCGTCGGCTTCGACCTCGATTGGCTCGAACTCGCTCACGGGAGTACCGACGAAATCGAGTCGTGGATTGCCGAGTACGACGGCATCACCCAGGACGACTACGTGGCTGGCGAGAACTCCTACATCACCGACGCGGAAATCGAGGCGTGGGCGCGTGGCGAGGCCGACGACGACCGTGTCGCGTTCTTAGAATCACGCAAAGCCGCGGAGGCAATCGGCGCGACCGCCGAGTTCCGCAAGATGGAGGGCGTAAATATCAAACGCGACGCCCGGCCCGGCGACTACCTCTACATGGCCATGTCCGCCGTCACGAAGACGATGGCAGACGACGAGGGTGACGTGCAACTCGCGGACAACGAGTACGGCGCAGTGTACCGGATGCAACTCGGCCGCGACTACAATGTCTCGCGCATGGAACCCGTCGTGACTGGCGGCCCGAATGCGAACGTCTGTGGGGGCTGTCCGTACGACGCCAGCCCCGACTCTGCGAATACCGCCTGTCGTGACTGCGCGCACAACCCGAAAAACGAGGAAAACGACGGCTTCGCCACCTTCGGCGGCGAGCGAGACCCAGACAACACCATCGCAAACCCGGACAACTTGGTCGTGATGGACGACGGTCGCGTCATCATCGGTGAGGACTCGGGCCTCCACGACAATAACATGATTTGGGTCTACAACCCCAGCGAATAG
- a CDS encoding nuclear transport factor 2 family protein: MHEAVARAFYAAIDEGEYDRLEGLLTAEFVHDRPDQTLRGRETFIRFMRDERPLTETHHDVEAVYVAESEVAVRGTLRDADGDTLLKFVDVHEGTDERISAITTYTTKVASQLTEQ; this comes from the coding sequence ATGCACGAAGCCGTCGCCCGCGCCTTCTACGCCGCGATTGACGAAGGCGAGTACGACCGCCTCGAAGGGCTCCTCACCGCTGAGTTCGTCCACGACCGCCCCGACCAGACGCTTCGCGGCCGCGAGACGTTCATCCGATTCATGCGCGACGAGCGCCCGCTCACCGAGACGCACCACGACGTCGAGGCGGTGTATGTCGCGGAGTCGGAAGTCGCCGTTCGCGGGACGCTCCGTGACGCAGATGGCGACACGCTGCTCAAATTCGTTGACGTCCACGAGGGTACGGATGAGCGCATCAGCGCCATCACCACCTACACCACGAAGGTGGCATCTCAACTGACTGAACAATAG
- a CDS encoding BtrH N-terminal domain-containing protein, which translates to MHLSGYAHEPGRHCGSTSLRNLATYYNWGFSEAESFGLASGLGFTYLHTSDSPYRIFLGRPLWMESAFFSNLDIPHVEREGQEKADAWGAVETAIDADKPVMAFVDLFYLDYYGTDTHFAPHIVLLVGYDEETVQISDSEFDELQTVSREDFEQAWTSQAMVPLSRRYIVVTDPEPQATLEQAARQAIQTAVAYMQDPDTSPWPLGAVDATHGLAGLHEFAAELPEFTSLGDCREVTWTARFAYQMVERRGTGGGSFRRLYAEFLDSMADVLPEITASHGERMHEIADDWTVVGAEFKAASRAESAAELRTQFVELSDAVADLAAKEDALIADLDAALAE; encoded by the coding sequence ATGCACCTTTCGGGCTACGCCCACGAACCCGGACGGCACTGTGGGTCTACCTCACTTCGCAATCTCGCGACCTATTACAATTGGGGCTTTTCGGAAGCCGAGAGCTTCGGCCTCGCCTCAGGACTTGGGTTCACCTACCTCCACACCAGCGACTCGCCGTACCGCATTTTTCTCGGCCGCCCACTCTGGATGGAGTCGGCGTTTTTTTCGAATCTCGACATCCCGCACGTCGAACGCGAGGGCCAAGAGAAAGCAGACGCGTGGGGCGCCGTCGAAACCGCCATCGACGCGGACAAGCCAGTGATGGCGTTCGTCGATTTGTTCTACCTCGACTACTACGGCACGGACACCCACTTCGCTCCGCACATCGTCCTCCTCGTGGGGTACGACGAGGAGACGGTGCAGATTTCAGATAGCGAATTCGACGAGCTGCAAACCGTCTCCCGCGAAGATTTCGAGCAGGCGTGGACCTCACAGGCGATGGTGCCACTCTCTCGGCGGTACATCGTCGTCACCGACCCAGAGCCGCAGGCCACGCTCGAACAGGCGGCACGGCAAGCGATTCAGACGGCGGTCGCGTACATGCAAGACCCCGACACCTCGCCGTGGCCGCTCGGAGCCGTCGACGCAACCCACGGCCTCGCTGGCCTCCATGAGTTCGCCGCAGAACTTCCCGAGTTCACGTCGCTCGGCGACTGCCGCGAAGTCACGTGGACGGCGCGCTTTGCCTACCAGATGGTCGAACGTCGCGGAACCGGCGGTGGCTCGTTCCGTCGGCTCTACGCCGAGTTTCTCGATTCGATGGCCGACGTCCTCCCTGAAATTACCGCCAGCCACGGCGAGCGAATGCACGAGATTGCCGACGACTGGACGGTGGTTGGCGCGGAGTTCAAAGCCGCGAGCAGGGCAGAGAGTGCCGCTGAGTTGCGCACACAGTTTGTGGAGCTTAGCGACGCCGTTGCCGACCTCGCGGCGAAAGAAGACGCGCTCATTGCCGACCTCGACGCCGCACTCGCTGAGTGA
- the ribB gene encoding 3,4-dihydroxy-2-butanone-4-phosphate synthase, with translation MAQTASDLDRVIAAFKAGGPVLIHDAADREGETDLIYPAANVAPADVARLRNDAGGLVCVALSDAVADDFGLPFLQDVLDHPIADGHDLGYDERSSFSLTVNHRDTFTGITDEDRALTIAELGRAAADTAAIDFAAEFRAPGHVHLLRAAPGLLAERMGHTELGIALADAAGVAPAVVVCEMLDDETGKALSPADARAYADRHGFPYIEGARLVSEL, from the coding sequence ATGGCCCAAACCGCGAGCGATTTAGACCGCGTGATTGCGGCGTTCAAAGCCGGTGGCCCGGTGCTCATCCACGACGCCGCAGACCGCGAAGGGGAAACAGACCTTATCTACCCCGCCGCGAACGTGGCTCCGGCCGACGTCGCTCGGCTGCGAAACGACGCGGGCGGCCTCGTCTGTGTGGCGCTTTCTGACGCCGTCGCCGACGACTTTGGCCTGCCGTTCCTCCAAGACGTGCTCGACCACCCAATCGCCGACGGCCACGACCTCGGCTACGACGAGCGCTCGTCGTTCTCGCTCACGGTGAACCACCGCGATACGTTCACCGGCATCACCGACGAAGACCGGGCGCTCACGATTGCGGAACTCGGCCGCGCCGCCGCGGACACAGCGGCCATTGATTTCGCCGCCGAATTCCGCGCGCCCGGTCACGTCCACCTGCTTCGGGCAGCACCGGGCCTGCTCGCAGAGCGCATGGGCCACACCGAACTCGGGATTGCGCTCGCAGACGCCGCGGGCGTCGCCCCCGCCGTCGTGGTCTGTGAGATGCTCGACGACGAGACGGGAAAGGCACTCTCGCCTGCGGATGCGCGGGCCTACGCAGACCGCCACGGCTTCCCGTACATCGAAGGCGCACGACTGGTCTCTGAGCTCTAA
- a CDS encoding branched-chain amino acid transaminase, with amino-acid sequence MSGFADMDIDTIWMNGEFVDWDDAKIHVMSHGLHYGTGVFEGVRSYDTERGPAIFRWEEHLDRLYNSTKPYNMEIEHSPEELTNATVELLKRQNLKSCYIRPIAFFGYDSLGVSPRDCPTDVAIGAWPWGTYLGDDALENGVEVMVSSWRKHSSSQIPTNAKTTGLYVNSLLAGEEARRNGYAEAIVLNKEGNVAEGPGENIFLVRDGEIFTPGLAESILDGITRSTLITLAREQGYTVHDNATISRGELNTADELFFTGSAAEVTPIRKVDNVVIGNGSRGPVTEQLQRAFFDLVERRTDAHDDWFLYVDEQ; translated from the coding sequence ATGAGTGGCTTTGCAGACATGGACATCGATACGATTTGGATGAACGGCGAGTTCGTCGATTGGGACGACGCGAAGATTCACGTCATGTCCCACGGCCTCCACTACGGCACGGGGGTTTTCGAGGGCGTTCGCTCCTACGACACCGAGCGCGGGCCCGCGATTTTCCGCTGGGAGGAGCACTTAGACCGCCTCTACAACTCCACGAAGCCGTACAACATGGAGATCGAGCACTCCCCTGAGGAACTCACGAACGCGACGGTCGAACTCTTAAAACGCCAGAATCTCAAATCGTGTTACATCCGCCCGATTGCTTTCTTCGGCTACGACTCGCTCGGCGTGAGCCCGCGTGACTGCCCGACCGACGTGGCCATCGGCGCGTGGCCGTGGGGCACCTACCTCGGCGACGACGCACTCGAAAACGGCGTCGAAGTGATGGTCTCCTCGTGGCGCAAGCACTCCTCCAGCCAGATTCCGACCAACGCCAAAACGACGGGCCTCTACGTCAACAGCCTCCTCGCGGGCGAAGAAGCCCGCCGCAACGGCTACGCAGAAGCCATCGTCCTCAACAAAGAGGGCAACGTCGCAGAAGGGCCCGGCGAGAACATCTTCCTCGTCCGCGACGGCGAAATCTTCACGCCCGGCCTCGCAGAGAGCATCTTAGACGGGATTACCCGCAGCACGCTCATCACCCTCGCCCGCGAGCAGGGCTACACCGTCCACGACAACGCGACCATCTCCCGTGGTGAACTCAACACGGCAGATGAACTGTTCTTCACCGGCAGTGCTGCGGAAGTCACGCCCATCCGCAAGGTCGATAACGTCGTCATCGGCAACGGGTCGCGCGGCCCCGTCACCGAGCAACTCCAGCGCGCCTTCTTCGACCTCGTCGAGCGTCGCACCGACGCCCACGACGACTGGTTCCTCTACGTCGACGAGCAGTAA
- a CDS encoding MBL fold metallo-hydrolase, with protein MGIGDVYEVTTGNCSDLYYLDTGMYDTPQYGAVYILDADNPAIIDTGIGTRYENILDALAELDIAREDVEYILPTHVHLDHAGGAGYLAAELPNATVGIHKIGARHLVDPSRLVKGTKMAVGDAWEFYAEPKPVPEDRIRELTDGDVIDLGNHTLGVHHAPGHAPHQVIFHDPRNDAVFTADAAGIYHQDADRVLVTSPPPNFDLAQCLTDVKLIDALQPSTLLYAHFGPKETGERLQTYANVLTEWVDEIAAAKADLGDDEAVVDHFLETTDLDELWGERKARDEIRMNTSGVLLALAREQETA; from the coding sequence ATGGGAATTGGTGACGTTTACGAAGTGACGACCGGCAACTGTTCTGATCTCTACTATCTCGACACGGGGATGTACGACACGCCCCAGTACGGCGCGGTCTACATCCTCGACGCCGACAACCCCGCCATCATCGACACCGGCATCGGCACGCGCTATGAGAACATCTTAGACGCCCTCGCAGAACTCGACATCGCCCGCGAAGACGTCGAATACATCCTCCCAACGCACGTCCATCTCGACCACGCGGGCGGCGCGGGATACCTCGCAGCGGAACTCCCGAACGCGACGGTCGGCATCCACAAAATCGGTGCCCGCCACCTCGTTGACCCCTCTCGCCTCGTCAAAGGCACCAAGATGGCCGTTGGCGATGCGTGGGAGTTCTACGCCGAACCGAAGCCCGTCCCCGAAGACCGCATCCGCGAACTCACCGACGGCGACGTTATCGACCTCGGCAACCACACCCTCGGCGTCCACCACGCGCCGGGCCACGCCCCCCACCAAGTCATCTTCCACGACCCGCGAAACGACGCCGTGTTCACCGCCGACGCCGCGGGCATCTACCATCAGGACGCAGACCGCGTGCTCGTCACCTCGCCGCCGCCGAATTTCGACTTAGCCCAGTGTCTCACGGACGTAAAGCTCATCGACGCGCTCCAGCCTTCGACGCTCCTCTACGCCCACTTCGGGCCGAAAGAGACCGGCGAGCGCCTCCAGACCTACGCGAACGTCCTCACCGAATGGGTCGATGAGATTGCGGCGGCGAAAGCCGACCTCGGCGACGATGAGGCGGTCGTAGACCACTTCCTCGAAACCACTGACCTTGATGAACTCTGGGGTGAGCGCAAGGCGAGAGACGAGATTCGGATGAACACTTCGGGCGTGTTGCTGGCTCTCGCGCGCGAACAAGAGACCGCGTAG
- the serS gene encoding serine--tRNA ligase, whose amino-acid sequence MLGRRYLREHAGEVSDALAARGMANDVDLDYVLDLDEQWRDLKSRGDDLRHERNEVSSQIGQLKREGQEKAAQECIDRSSELKEELESIETAADDLEGKLEKELLEFPNVPHESVPVGADESDNVEERRWGFDDRRILPASIKPHYELGEELEIIDEARGAKVSGAGFYFLKGDGARLEHALIQFMLDVHREQDYVDVMPPIPVSSESMTGTGQLPKFADDAYKLEGEDLWLCPTAEVPVTNMYRDEILLDDDLPLKHQAFTPNFRREAGEHGTETRGIVRVHQFNKVELVNFVRPEESYDRLEGLLGEAEEVLKQLGLPYRILSLCTGDLTFASAKTYDIEVWAPGDDMEDGPDEGGRWLEVSSASNFEDFQARRAGLRYRPERHGSAEYLHTLNASGLALPRVLVAVLEYYQNPDGTVTVPEALRPYMGGQEVIEGHQPVGEAALGAGKRD is encoded by the coding sequence ATGCTTGGGAGGCGATACCTTCGTGAGCACGCAGGAGAGGTCAGCGACGCCCTTGCCGCACGCGGTATGGCGAACGACGTAGACCTCGATTACGTGCTCGACTTAGACGAGCAGTGGCGCGACCTGAAAAGCCGCGGGGACGACCTGCGACACGAGCGCAACGAGGTGTCCAGTCAGATTGGCCAACTCAAGCGCGAGGGCCAAGAAAAGGCCGCCCAAGAGTGCATCGACCGCTCTAGCGAGCTCAAAGAAGAGCTAGAGAGCATCGAGACCGCGGCCGACGACCTCGAAGGGAAACTCGAAAAAGAACTCCTCGAGTTCCCGAACGTCCCCCACGAGAGCGTCCCGGTCGGGGCTGACGAGTCCGACAACGTCGAAGAGCGCCGCTGGGGCTTCGACGACCGGCGCATCCTTCCGGCTTCCATCAAACCCCACTACGAACTCGGCGAGGAGTTAGAGATTATCGATGAAGCCCGCGGCGCAAAAGTGTCCGGCGCAGGCTTCTACTTCCTCAAAGGCGACGGCGCACGCTTAGAACACGCGCTCATCCAGTTCATGCTGGACGTCCACCGCGAGCAAGACTACGTGGACGTGATGCCGCCGATTCCCGTCTCCAGTGAGTCGATGACCGGCACGGGTCAACTGCCGAAGTTCGCAGACGACGCCTACAAACTCGAAGGCGAAGACCTCTGGCTTTGCCCGACCGCAGAGGTGCCCGTCACCAACATGTACCGAGACGAGATTCTGCTGGACGACGACCTCCCACTCAAACATCAGGCCTTCACGCCGAACTTCCGGCGCGAGGCCGGTGAACACGGCACGGAAACCCGCGGCATCGTCCGCGTCCACCAATTCAACAAAGTCGAGTTGGTGAACTTCGTCCGCCCAGAAGAGAGCTACGACCGCTTAGAAGGCCTCCTCGGTGAGGCAGAAGAAGTCCTCAAACAACTCGGCCTGCCCTACCGCATCCTCTCGCTGTGTACCGGCGACCTCACCTTCGCCTCCGCGAAGACCTACGACATCGAAGTCTGGGCCCCCGGCGACGACATGGAAGACGGCCCCGACGAGGGCGGCCGCTGGCTCGAAGTCTCCTCGGCGTCGAACTTCGAGGACTTCCAAGCCCGCCGCGCCGGCCTGCGCTACCGGCCAGAACGCCACGGCTCCGCCGAATACCTCCACACGCTGAACGCTTCGGGCCTCGCGCTCCCTCGCGTGCTGGTCGCGGTGCTCGAATACTACCAGAACCCAGACGGCACGGTCACCGTCCCCGAGGCACTCCGACCGTACATGGGCGGGCAAGAAGTCATCGAGGGTCACCAACCGGTTGGTGAGGCGGCACTCGGCGCGGGCAAGCGCGACTGA
- a CDS encoding DUF120 domain-containing protein has product MSGIARLEIGHDALATLKLLALDGALSGEVKASCANLAARLDASNQTASRRLQRLEEADFIDREIVSDGQWISITDAGERALRREFADYRRIFEQNTQIDLSGTVTGGMGEGRHYISLPGYHEQFVSRLGYEPFPGTLNVNLTDESVRARSGLHALDPIPIDGWEDDERTYGPAVCYAARLETVDGESYEPVHVVAPERTHHDEDQLELIAATKLRDELRLEDGDHVTVHVVEGN; this is encoded by the coding sequence ATGTCTGGAATCGCACGGCTCGAAATCGGGCACGACGCCCTCGCAACACTCAAACTCCTCGCCCTTGATGGTGCACTTTCTGGCGAGGTGAAGGCCTCCTGTGCCAACCTCGCCGCCCGCCTCGACGCCTCGAACCAAACCGCCTCTCGCCGCCTCCAGCGCCTCGAAGAGGCCGACTTCATCGACCGCGAAATCGTGAGCGACGGCCAGTGGATTTCGATTACCGACGCTGGCGAGCGCGCGCTTCGCCGCGAATTCGCCGACTATCGACGCATCTTCGAACAGAACACCCAAATCGACCTCTCCGGGACCGTCACCGGCGGGATGGGCGAAGGCCGCCACTACATCTCACTCCCCGGCTACCACGAGCAGTTCGTCTCTCGACTCGGCTACGAGCCGTTCCCCGGCACGCTGAATGTAAACCTCACCGATGAGAGCGTGCGAGCGCGGTCTGGCCTCCACGCCCTCGACCCCATCCCAATCGACGGCTGGGAGGACGACGAGCGAACCTATGGCCCGGCGGTCTGTTACGCGGCGCGCCTCGAAACCGTCGATGGCGAGTCGTACGAACCCGTCCACGTGGTCGCCCCAGAGCGCACCCACCACGACGAAGACCAACTCGAACTGATTGCGGCGACGAAGCTCCGTGACGAATTACGCCTCGAAGATGGCGACCACGTCACTGTGCACGTCGTGGAGGGCAACTGA
- a CDS encoding cation:proton antiporter: MAEGGSLIPLVAAIIGIGVGAQVLADRFRVPSIIFLIASGIVLGPEGLGFVTRESFGSGLSTIVGLSVAIIVFEGAFHLRINNLREAPAATIRLVTVGAAIALVGTAAIVHFALGVSWTVAALVGALLVATGPTVIAPILVVVPVRDRVATALETEGIVNDVTAAIIAVVVFEILLVGDATPFEFIQLFIERLGVGMIVGAVVAAALWYLLRYVDLSPANAPQNARLLTLAGALVAFAAADAVRTEAGIAAVATAGILLGNTDVPYEEQISEFKGDITLLVLSFVFIALAALLDFETLLGLGVRGLIVVVVVALIIRPVLVFISTRGDRFTQGEKLFMSFVGPRGIIPASVATLFAVELQAQGFDEAATVLVGTVFLVILMTVVFEGGFARYIAEYLDVIPMRVIIVGGGKVGRALAERLVDRGENVVIIEQDSSVLQIARDAGYTVHNGDGTDTDVLRSAGADNAKTIVAATGDDDVNLLVSQLASSKFGIDRIMARANNPDNVDAFEELGVRTISSSLATAYALDNLIERPALSNWMTEIGRSGDVQETEVTAEELVGKTIGEIDVELPDGVLIALVSRDGKNQMPDEGFTLQNGDHVTLLGRKESVRQALKTFHPHD; the protein is encoded by the coding sequence GTGGCAGAAGGCGGCTCGCTGATTCCGCTCGTCGCCGCAATCATCGGCATCGGCGTCGGCGCGCAGGTGTTAGCAGACCGATTCCGTGTGCCGAGTATCATCTTCCTCATCGCTTCCGGGATTGTCCTCGGGCCAGAGGGGCTTGGCTTCGTTACTCGGGAGTCGTTCGGAAGCGGCCTGTCGACGATTGTGGGGCTCTCAGTCGCCATCATCGTCTTCGAGGGGGCGTTCCACCTGCGAATTAACAACCTGCGAGAGGCTCCCGCAGCGACCATCCGCCTCGTCACGGTTGGGGCGGCCATCGCCCTCGTCGGAACGGCGGCCATCGTCCACTTCGCCCTCGGCGTGTCGTGGACAGTCGCCGCGCTCGTTGGCGCGTTGTTGGTCGCAACCGGCCCGACGGTCATCGCCCCGATTCTCGTCGTCGTTCCCGTCCGCGACCGCGTGGCGACGGCCCTCGAAACGGAAGGTATCGTAAACGACGTGACGGCGGCCATCATCGCCGTCGTCGTCTTCGAGATTCTCCTCGTCGGCGACGCGACGCCATTCGAGTTCATCCAACTGTTCATCGAACGCCTCGGTGTTGGAATGATCGTCGGTGCGGTGGTCGCCGCCGCACTCTGGTACCTGCTCCGATACGTCGACCTTTCGCCCGCGAACGCGCCGCAGAACGCTCGTCTACTCACCCTCGCAGGGGCGCTCGTCGCCTTTGCCGCCGCAGACGCCGTCCGCACGGAGGCGGGCATCGCGGCGGTCGCAACCGCAGGCATCCTGCTCGGCAACACGGACGTGCCCTACGAGGAGCAAATCTCTGAGTTCAAAGGCGACATCACGCTGCTCGTGTTGTCGTTCGTGTTCATCGCGCTCGCGGCGTTGCTCGACTTCGAGACGCTGCTCGGCCTCGGTGTGCGCGGCCTCATCGTCGTGGTCGTCGTCGCGCTCATCATCCGCCCGGTGCTCGTGTTCATCTCGACGCGAGGCGACCGCTTTACGCAGGGTGAAAAGCTGTTCATGAGCTTCGTTGGCCCGCGCGGGATTATCCCCGCGTCTGTGGCGACGTTGTTCGCCGTCGAGTTACAGGCACAGGGATTCGACGAAGCAGCGACCGTGCTCGTCGGCACGGTGTTTCTGGTCATCCTCATGACCGTCGTGTTCGAGGGTGGCTTCGCTCGGTACATCGCAGAATATCTGGACGTGATTCCAATGCGCGTAATTATCGTCGGCGGCGGAAAGGTGGGCCGCGCGCTCGCCGAACGCCTTGTCGACCGTGGCGAGAACGTAGTGATTATCGAACAAGACAGCTCGGTGCTCCAAATCGCCCGCGACGCGGGCTACACCGTCCATAACGGTGATGGAACCGACACGGACGTGTTGCGCTCTGCGGGGGCGGACAACGCCAAAACCATCGTCGCCGCGACCGGCGACGACGACGTGAACCTGCTCGTCTCGCAACTGGCGAGTTCGAAATTCGGCATCGACCGCATCATGGCGCGGGCGAACAATCCCGACAACGTCGATGCGTTCGAGGAACTTGGCGTGCGCACCATCTCTTCGTCGCTCGCAACCGCCTACGCCCTCGACAACCTCATCGAGCGCCCCGCGCTCTCGAACTGGATGACCGAAATCGGGCGGTCTGGCGACGTTCAAGAGACGGAAGTCACCGCGGAAGAACTCGTGGGGAAAACCATCGGCGAAATCGACGTAGAACTCCCCGATGGCGTCCTCATCGCGCTCGTGAGTCGCGACGGGAAAAACCAGATGCCAGACGAGGGCTTCACCCTCCAAAACGGCGACCACGTCACGCTGCTTGGGCGCAAAGAGTCCGTCCGGCAGGCGCTCAAGACGTTCCACCCACACGACTAA